Below is a window of Congzhengia minquanensis DNA.
TGAAACAGCCCAGGTGTCAGACGGCACCGAGCAGGATTTTGTTTTAAGGCTTCGTGACAGCTCTGCCTTTTTGCCAGAGCTGGAGTTTGTGGCAGAGGAAAACGGTTTGCTGATTGGGCATATTCTGCTGACCAGGCAGCCGGTTTTGCTCAGCGCGGGCACACTTTCGGCGGTTTTGGTGGCGCCGCTTTGTGTGGCGCTTCCCTACCGAAATCAAAACGTTGGGGGCAGGCTTCTGGGCTATGCAGGCGAGCAGGCAGTTAAACTGGGTTTTACCGCGTCGTTTCTGGTGGGAAACCCAGACTATTACGGCCGGTTTGGTTACCGCAGGGTGGGCGATTTTGGCATTCAAAATCAATCGGGTATTCCAGACCAGTTTGTGTTGGGCTGCGAGCTTGTGCCCGGCGCATTTCGGGGTGTTTCGGGAACGCTTTCTGAATTTGCACAGTAACCACGAAAGGAAGTTCTTCCCATGAAGATAGACCGTTTGATTGGAATTTTATCCATCCTGCTCCAGCAGGAGAAAGTGACCGCTCCTTATCTGGCCGAAAAGTTTGAGGTAACGCGCAGAACCATCAGCCGCGACATTGAAAACCTGTGCAAGGCCGGAATTCCCATCGTTACCGCCCAGGGAAAGAACGGCGGCATTTCCATTATGGACGGCTACCGGTTCGACCGGACGCTACTCACCTCCTCGGACATGCAGGCGATTTTGGCGGGGCTTAGAAGTCTGGACAGCGTCAGCGGCACCAGCCGCTATCAGCTTTTGATGGACAAGCTTTCGGTGGGAAACAGCGAAGTGCTCGCCTCCAACAGCCACATTTTAATTGACCTTTCCTCCTGGTATAAATCTTCCCTGGCGCCGAAAATTGAGCTGATTCAGTCGGCCATTGACGCAGGCAAAATGATTTCGTTTACCTATTATGCCCCCGGCGGAAAAAGTCTTCGCACCATTGAGCCCTACTGTTTAGTTTTCCAGTGGGCTTCTTGGTGTGTGTGGGGCTATTGCACGGCGCGGACGGATTTCCGCATGTTCAAGCTGAACCGCATGGTGGAGTTAACCTGTCTGAATCAGCGGTTTTCCCCCAGAACGCTGCCGCCTTTTCAGGCGGACGCAGAAACCATATGGCCCCGCAGCATTCAGGCGGAAGTGGAGTTTGCGCCGTCTATGAAATGGCGGCTTGTGGAGGAATATGGCCCGGAGAGCTTTTCTGTTTTGCCCGGAGGGAAGCTTTTGTTTCAGGCCGGATTTTCAGACAAAGAAAACCTGTTTTCCTGGCTGTTAAGCTTTGGAGACTGCGCGGAACTGACTGCTCCCGCCGGCCTTCGGGCAGAATTTTTTGCCCTGCTTCAAAAAATGATGAAATTTTATGATAAAACATGACACATACCTGTCTGGTTTTCTGTGATATGATTTGTCTAT
It encodes the following:
- a CDS encoding GNAT family N-acetyltransferase, whose protein sequence is MNIRTALKRDYETIYELVKTAFETAQVSDGTEQDFVLRLRDSSAFLPELEFVAEENGLLIGHILLTRQPVLLSAGTLSAVLVAPLCVALPYRNQNVGGRLLGYAGEQAVKLGFTASFLVGNPDYYGRFGYRRVGDFGIQNQSGIPDQFVLGCELVPGAFRGVSGTLSEFAQ
- a CDS encoding helix-turn-helix transcriptional regulator, with the translated sequence MKIDRLIGILSILLQQEKVTAPYLAEKFEVTRRTISRDIENLCKAGIPIVTAQGKNGGISIMDGYRFDRTLLTSSDMQAILAGLRSLDSVSGTSRYQLLMDKLSVGNSEVLASNSHILIDLSSWYKSSLAPKIELIQSAIDAGKMISFTYYAPGGKSLRTIEPYCLVFQWASWCVWGYCTARTDFRMFKLNRMVELTCLNQRFSPRTLPPFQADAETIWPRSIQAEVEFAPSMKWRLVEEYGPESFSVLPGGKLLFQAGFSDKENLFSWLLSFGDCAELTAPAGLRAEFFALLQKMMKFYDKT